In Oenanthe melanoleuca isolate GR-GAL-2019-014 chromosome 19, OMel1.0, whole genome shotgun sequence, a genomic segment contains:
- the DHRS13 gene encoding dehydrogenase/reductase SDR family member 13, giving the protein MRGGAARAGAARSGGGGMGWVLLVVGVLLALYTLLRYGLSGAPRPRCRPELRGRTAIVTGGSSGIGAATALELARCGARVILATRSARRGEAAASRIRRETGNNEVQFMHLDLASLRSVRAFASTFLRQEPRLHILINNAGVSAGGTTEDGFSLPFQVNHLGHFLLTQLLLERLRSCAPSRVVIVASSAHCAGRLRPESLGRPPSGLFSTFQDYCDSKLANVLHARELATREQGTQVTCYAVHPGFVNTSLFRHAPLWLKLLLLPLAWLLFLDASEGAQVVLDCATQDGLEPLSGRYLTDCGPRLPWPAGRDDRLARALWEGSERLVGLGAAGGHREGHREGHREGHREGLAAPTAQ; this is encoded by the exons ATGCGGGGCGGGGctgcccgggccggggctgcccggagcggcggcggcgggatGGGCTGGGTGCTGCTTGTTGTGGGGGTGCTGCTGGCGCTGTACACGCTGCTCCGGTACGGGCTGAGCGgcgccccgcggccccgctgccgcccCGAGCTGCGCGGCCGCACCGCCATCGTCACCG GGGGAAGCAGCGGCATCGGCGCGGCCACGGCGCTGGAGCTCGCCCGCTGCGGGGCCCGCGTTATCCTGGCGACCCGCAGCGCCCGGCGGGGAGAGGCCGCCGCCAGCCGCATCCGCAGG GAGACAGGGAACAACGAGGTGCAGTTCATGCACCTGGACCTGGCCAGCCTGCGCTCAGTGAGAGCCTTTGCCAGCACCTTCCTGCGccaggagcccaggctgcacaTCCTCATCAACAACGCGG GGGTGAGCGCCGGGGGCACGACAGAGGATGGCTTCAGCCTGCCCTTCCAGGTGAACCACCTGGGCCATTTCCTGCtgacccagctgctgctggagcgGCTTCGGAGCTGCGCTCCCAGCCGGGTGGTCATCGTGGCCTCCAGTGCCCACTGCGCCGGCCGCCTGCGCCCCGAGTCGCTGGGCCGGCCGCCCTCGGGGCTGTTCTCCACCTTCCAGGACTACTGTGACAGCAAACTGGCCAACGTGCTGCACGCCCGCGAGCTGGCCACGCGCGAGCAGGGCACGCAGGTCACCTGCTACGCCGTGCACCCAG GGTTCGTCAACACCTCGCTGTTCCGGCACGCGCCGTTgtggctgaagctgctgctgctgcccctggcctggctgctgttCCTGGACGCGTCCGAGGGCGCGCAGGTGGTGCTGGACTGTGCCACGCAGGACGGCCTCGAGCCCCTCAGCGGCCGCTACCTCACCGACTGCGGGCCCCGGCTGCCGTGGCCAGCGGGGCGCGATGACCGCCTGGCACGGGCGCTCTGGGAGGGCAGCGAGCgcctggtggggctgggggcggcggggggaCACCGGGAGGGACACCGGGAGGGACACCGGGAGGGACACCGGGAGGGACTcgctgctcccacagcacaaTAA